From the genome of Paraburkholderia aromaticivorans, one region includes:
- a CDS encoding PAS domain-containing sensor histidine kinase yields the protein MLGESMSLREALEMVPVPIVTVDVKNRITFANGCAAEMFGRSRDEMIGEPVRTLFPPAVEDDRHDAIDCLSIFNERSERVQVRQLLARRRRGGDFPAEFRSVRRKSGNREFQIVAISDRSDCSELELNRNELAHLARVSSLGELAGSLAHELNQPLTAILSNAEAAQRLVNLGASKNGELREALQDIVSDDCRASEVIQRIRTLVRNGNIEMQPLELGTVVADVAALVRSDAMVRGVHVTFYVEDALPMVRGDRVQLQQVLLNLLLNGFDAVKGLAAQERLVEMAVHRAPDSGVHITVKDCGSGLPGDHIDKVFQPFFTTKPQGLGLGLSISRTIVNAHGGCMWADKNVGPGACFHITLPPPQTFGGISGASDHESA from the coding sequence ATGCTTGGTGAAAGCATGTCTTTGCGAGAGGCGCTTGAAATGGTGCCCGTGCCTATCGTGACGGTCGACGTGAAAAATCGGATCACTTTCGCAAACGGCTGCGCCGCTGAAATGTTCGGACGCAGCCGGGACGAGATGATAGGTGAACCGGTTAGGACCCTGTTTCCGCCGGCTGTTGAAGACGATAGACACGATGCAATTGACTGTCTGTCCATATTCAACGAACGCTCGGAAAGGGTGCAGGTGCGACAGTTGCTCGCAAGGCGACGCAGAGGCGGGGACTTCCCAGCAGAATTCAGGAGTGTCCGGCGCAAATCCGGTAATCGGGAATTTCAGATAGTCGCTATATCTGACCGTAGCGACTGCAGCGAGCTCGAATTGAACCGGAACGAACTTGCTCATCTAGCACGGGTTTCGTCGTTAGGTGAACTTGCGGGTTCCCTCGCTCACGAGTTGAATCAACCGCTGACTGCGATTCTGAGTAATGCCGAGGCCGCGCAAAGGCTGGTTAACCTTGGGGCGAGCAAGAACGGCGAACTGCGCGAGGCGTTACAGGATATTGTTTCTGACGACTGTCGAGCGAGTGAGGTCATTCAGAGAATCAGGACGCTGGTGAGAAACGGCAATATCGAAATGCAGCCGTTGGAGTTGGGAACGGTGGTCGCAGATGTGGCCGCGCTCGTGCGCAGCGACGCAATGGTGCGTGGCGTGCATGTGACCTTTTATGTCGAAGATGCGTTGCCAATGGTGCGAGGTGACCGTGTTCAGTTGCAGCAAGTCCTACTTAACCTGCTACTGAACGGCTTCGACGCCGTGAAGGGACTCGCGGCACAGGAGCGTCTCGTCGAGATGGCGGTGCACCGGGCGCCTGACTCAGGCGTGCACATTACGGTGAAAGACTGCGGTAGCGGACTACCAGGGGATCATATCGACAAGGTTTTCCAGCCGTTTTTCACCACAAAGCCCCAAGGATTGGGCTTGGGATTGTCAATTAGCCGCACCATCGTCAACGCTCATGGTGGCTGCATGTGGGCTGATAAGAACGTTGGCCCGGGTGCGTGCTTTCACATAACGTTGCCACCACCTCAAACATTCGGCGGAATTTCTGGAGCAAGCGACCATGAGTCAGCCTAA
- the ppk2 gene encoding polyphosphate kinase 2, translated as MSRTLEKQESTDAAKVVQIDNKTYLKELARLHVELVKLQEWVVQTGAKICVIFEGRDGAGKGGAIKAITERVSPRIFRVVALPAPTDREKTQMYVQRYLPHLPAAGEIVLFDRSWYNRAGVERVMKFCTEEQAQTFLRAVPLVEKAIVSSGIVLLKYWLEVSEEEQTRRLEARIHDERKIWKLSPMDLESYRRWYDYSRARDEMFSSTDTEGSPWFVVLSDNKKRARLNIISHLLSSIPYQELPRKRISLPARQKPKGYVDPAYPFRYVPEVF; from the coding sequence ATGTCAAGAACACTTGAAAAACAGGAGAGCACCGATGCCGCCAAGGTGGTGCAGATCGACAACAAGACTTACCTGAAGGAACTCGCTCGGTTGCACGTTGAACTAGTGAAGCTTCAAGAGTGGGTTGTCCAAACGGGAGCCAAGATTTGCGTGATCTTTGAAGGTAGAGACGGGGCGGGCAAAGGGGGGGCGATCAAAGCCATCACCGAACGGGTCAGCCCGCGGATCTTCCGTGTCGTCGCCTTGCCGGCACCCACTGATCGAGAAAAAACCCAGATGTACGTCCAGCGATATCTTCCGCATTTGCCCGCGGCGGGTGAAATCGTACTTTTTGACCGGAGTTGGTATAACCGCGCGGGAGTGGAGCGCGTGATGAAGTTTTGCACGGAGGAGCAGGCGCAAACATTCCTGAGGGCAGTTCCCCTCGTCGAAAAGGCAATTGTGAGCTCGGGAATCGTCCTCCTTAAGTATTGGCTGGAAGTAAGTGAAGAAGAGCAGACACGCAGGCTGGAAGCGCGCATACATGATGAGCGAAAAATATGGAAGCTTTCACCAATGGATCTTGAGTCATACCGCCGGTGGTACGACTACTCGCGGGCACGCGATGAGATGTTTTCATCGACGGATACCGAAGGCTCGCCCTGGTTTGTCGTGCTTTCCGATAACAAGAAGCGGGCCCGGTTGAATATCATTAGCCATCTTTTAAGCTCGATTCCATATCAAGAATTGCCGCGGAAACGGATTTCGCTGCCGGCACGTCAGAAGCCAAAGGGATATGTCGATCCTGCGTACCCGTTCCGATATGTACCGGAGGTATTCTGA
- a CDS encoding sn-glycerol-3-phosphate transporter yields the protein MLLLALPLEAVVYWRVEVSSDRRSSRELCAIALVFLTQIIAAGFACGDEITLQTNLYNTHYHYDPGHIPYSPLVVAEWRRGDGWLIGGGAFINSFGQFSQTVYGGYLWNVADTGFYAKLVGGIVHGYTGEYKDKMPINVGGFAPGVIPAIGYRLGPVRIETQFLWTSGLMITGGIAF from the coding sequence ATGTTGCTGCTGGCCTTGCCCCTTGAGGCCGTCGTCTATTGGAGAGTCGAGGTGAGTAGTGACCGTCGATCGAGTCGGGAACTTTGCGCAATCGCTCTCGTTTTCCTTACTCAGATAATTGCAGCCGGTTTCGCATGCGGCGACGAAATCACTCTGCAAACGAACCTGTACAACACACATTACCACTACGATCCCGGCCACATACCTTATTCACCTTTGGTCGTCGCAGAGTGGCGTCGAGGCGACGGGTGGTTGATCGGAGGCGGGGCATTTATCAATTCGTTCGGGCAGTTTTCACAGACGGTGTACGGTGGATATCTCTGGAACGTCGCCGACACGGGTTTTTACGCGAAGCTGGTGGGTGGTATCGTTCACGGTTACACCGGCGAATACAAAGACAAGATGCCAATCAACGTTGGCGGCTTCGCTCCCGGCGTCATCCCTGCCATCGGTTATAGATTGGGGCCCGTGCGGATTGAAACGCAATTTCTGTGGACCAGTGGTCTTATGATCACCGGAGGCATCGCGTTCTGA